The stretch of DNA AAAGAACCTGAAAAAGTTGAAACCAGTGAACTATCTGAAATGAAAAAATGTGCAACCAAGGTAGCATCACTTTTTACTCCTAAAAATGCTATAGATCCAGAAGCTTCAGCAGTACATTACAATAGCAGCCCTTATGCTTATGTGCTGAATAATCCACTAAAGTATATGGATTTGTTCGGATTAGATACAGTATGGAAACCATTGCCAGATGTATCAGTTACAACAAAAGCAAAGAGTAACAATAACAACTTCCCTCCACATTGGTTAGGCCCTTCAATGATCCTTGCTGGACAACCTTGGTTGTCTAAACGTTTTGTAACTCCAGGTTCTTCTCCGGGTACTTCACTTGCTTCAACTGTTTTAAATAAAACTATTCCTATAAATTCTCCTGTAAGGTTACCATCCCCTGTTATTAACAAGTCAGGTATGAGAATAGTATATACGAAATCAGTGGGTAAATTTTTGGGTAGATGGGTGCCGTTTGTCGGATGGGCTCTTACAATTTACGATATACATAAAACAGCAATGGAATATAATAAAAAAGGGGCATCAGACAGTGAGCGAGAATCTCTAATGTCGGCGTATGGGCTGGCCTTTTAAGGTATGAATAAATAAGTATGGAAGACAAATTGTTAAAAGATATAATTGTATTGATTGAGGCAAAGATGGGTAGATATGCTACGCCAATCACAAGAGCGACTTGCCTTGAAAAAGACTTAGGTATAACTGGTGATGATGCGGGGGAACTTCTTTTAGAGTATGGTCAAAAGTTCAACATTGATGTTTCAAAATTGAACTTAAGAAAATACTTTACTCCTGAAGGCGATACAATTTTACAAGCAATTTTAAGAATGATTACAGGTAAAAAAGCAAGTAAGGATAGTGAACTTACTGTTGGAGATTTAGAGAAAGGAGTAATTGCAAGACGATTAGATGAAGAAGTAATAAACAGTTGAAAATAACAAAGCCCCTCACGGGGTTTTTGTATTTTAGTTCAGAGCTTTTTTTACTGCCCAGGTATCCCGCGAACTTGGGATCGCTGCTGCCTGGCCTCCTGGCAAACAGCCAATATTATCTATAGCTTTCGTATATTTAATAAGCAAATTGTTCTTTGATTATTTTAGATACATAGCTTAAGTATGCTGCGCTTTAAAGATAAACAGGCATACCCGTTCGGGTTAACAATGGCGGGAATTTCAAGCAAAGCCCTGGCCTTTGGCGGAACAGAGAATAAGTATAAATACAATGGCAAGGAGGAGCAGCGGAAAGAGTTTGTTGATGGTAGCGGCTTAGATTGGGTTGATTACGGGGCAAGGATGTATGATGGGCAGATTGGGAGGTGGTTTGTTATTGATCCCTTAACTGAACGAATGCGTAGGCATTCTCCGTATAATTATGCCTTTAATAACCCTATCAAATATATAGATCCTGATGGGATGAAACCTGCGGGGGATTGGTATTGGCTGGATAAGAAGGACGAAAAAGATAAAAATGACGCATCTTCATCTAATGCTGATGTTAGACTTAATGGGGCTGAAAGGCAAAAATCTTTAACAGAATTACAATCGGGAGTAAAAGGCGAGTTGCAAATAAGTATGGATAATACTACTGGACTATTAAGTTGTACACAATTAATAACAGGCCCCCTTCAAGCAAGTAACCAACTTATATATGATATGATCAATGATCATTCAATAACTATTGATGTATTGTGTTATATTGGTAATTACAACTCCCTCGGTCAACTTTTTTCTGGAGGTTGTTTTATGGGCAATACCGTTACTCCTTCGACAATTCCAGGTAATAAATCGTCTGTTACGGCAAACCAAGAAATAAATCCAGTCGCCCTTTCTACATCAAGCAATTTCTTTAATAAACCTGGTGCAGACATTATACATGAACTTGGAGAAGCTTTTTTGGGAGCGTTGCTTGCACAAGTTACAGGACGCTCCTCTGGAGATTCTAGAGCAAAATATACAACCTATCCTATTGTGCATGATGCTGCTCCACGTCAGTCTGGCCCTCAAAGTAGAGCATATTTTGACGCTGCAGGTAAGGCCATAATGCTGCCAATAAGAGGAGGGATGGTTGCTTTTTACGCAGGAGATATTAATGACTCAACTCAACCTTTCAAATTTATTGAAGGGGCAATTTTACGATAAATATTTACTATTATGAATTTAAAATTAATCTCCTTTAGTTTAGTGATTCTTTCACTTTCATATGGTACTAATAAAGTTGGCGATAACCCTAAAATTGAAAGAGGGTGTGATCTAAAATTTACGGTTACAAAAATTGATTCAACAAAGAGGCTATATGTTATTTACGCCAAAAAACTTGATACACTATATAAAATTATTTCTCATAAAGATTCAAGTAGCAGCGACTGTGTTAGAATTAAAGTTGGGAAATCATATAATCTGAATATTAAATCAGTTTTTGCAAATTCAGCTTCACTGCTACATATTAACGCTTATAAATATGAAAATGATGTTGTTCGAATAGGTGATAAAGGAACATTGTGGGATTTGTTTTATTGCGAGAACTTAAAAGGATTGTGTTATTATAAAAGTTGGTAGTATTCCGCCTCCACTAATACTCCAAATACTCTTGAAAATCTTACAACCAAACTGCTCGATGCTCTGGAAAACAATATTGGAGGTATTCAGGGCAGCAAGGTATCCTCTTAGCCGCTGTTTGTGTTCCTAAAAAACGGCCCGCCGCCGTCTGGGTACTGAGCATAGTCGAAGTGCAACCAACGGCGAAACTGAAATTAATACTCCCCTAGTTGTTTTTTCTTTCGCCTCATTGGGTGTTCCCGCTGGTTTAAATTATTTGTTGCCCCAGGTGTTCCGCTAACTCAGGAGGGCCGCTGCCGGTCTCCTGGCCAGCAGCCAATAGTATCTATAGCTTTCGTATATTTAATAAGCAAAATGCTTTTTGATTATTTTAAGTGCATAGCTTATGTATGCTGCGCTTTAAAGATAAACAGGCATACCCGTTCGGGTTAACAATGGCGGGCATTAGCAGCAAAGCCCTGGCTTTTGGCGGAGCAGAAAATAAGTATAAATACAATGGGAAAGAGGAGCAACGAAAAGAATTCTCAGATGGTAGTGGATTAGACTGGATGGATTATGGAGCAAGAATGTATGATGGACAGATTGGGAGATGGAATGGTGTTGATCAAAGCTGTGAAAATTATGTAAACCAAAGCCCATATGCCTATGTGGGTAATAACCCTATATTATTTGTTGATTTTGATGGTAATGACTACGGAGTTATTGTTGATAGAGGTAGCAAGACAATAACTATAAGGGCACATTTTTTAACAACAAGTAAAAATAGTCAAGCATTTGCTACTCATGGAAGTGGTAAATGGAATGAGCAAAGTAACAAATATGTTTTTGTAGCTGGTAGTATCAAGGATCTCAAAAAAGGGAAGGCTGATGTTTATAATATCAATATTAACATTACTTCTGAAATATTGGATGGAGATAAAAGATATTTAAATACAGGAGGAGTTATGGAGCATGATACGCCACGTAGTGATAAAGCAGACGCTGACCAAACAGGAATTGTTAATTCATTTGATGAAGTTTCAACATTTAATGACCCCCCAAATACAGTAACTCGAGGAGTAACAGTAGATAATAATGTTAGGGTACTAGCAGAAGATGTCAATTCGGGGATAACTACTCATGAAGTTGATCACGCATTAGGGAATGCGCATAAACCCGAAGGCTCAATTACTGCGGGTAGCCAGGAAAGTACTGTACGAATATCAAATATTAGTGAAACGCTTAACGGTGTAGGTATTGGAGGAACTACAAGCGAAAGAAATAATAATTCCACGGTAGGAAATGGAACACTTTTGCAAGGTTCAAGTATTCAAGGGCTAGAATCAGGAAAAGTAATTACAAGAAAAAGGTATGAACGAATTATGCGCAAAGTAGAGCAAAGAGAAAAAAGGAAAGGAAAAAAAGAAAAAACAAACTAATCAATGAGATGTATAATCTATATTATAATTTTATTTTGGCCAATTTGCCTAAAGGCTCAGCCTATTAATCATGAGCAAATTGCTCTTGATCACTTTATGGAAAAGATATTTGATTTGAAATATAAAAAATTAAAAGCTATCGAATTTTCTGGTTTTACTGAAAATGCACTAACGAGAATAAGATATGGAAATAATTGTTTTGAAAACTTGCCCGACTTGCACATAAACTTGTTCTTTAATGCCCAGGATAAGTTAATAACTGAAAAGAAAATTATTTTACCCTTTAGAAAAGGTTTAAAAATAAAACGAATTAATATGTTTAGTTCAAAAAGATTTAAACTACTTATTTGCGGAGTAAACACAGTTAATGATAGATTCTATGTAAGCATAGAAATGTTTAAACTTAATTATCATGTAGATATATATTTGTTTGAAATGGATAAAATGGGGAATATTTTAAGGTGGTGTGAAACAGGCGCAACATTTTAATCTGATGTCCCTCTTCACTGCCGCGGGTGTTTATAATTAAATGGTTTGCCGCCCTCTGTTTTTCAACTAATGGCGAAACTGAATTTAATACTCTCTTCGTTATTTTTTGTTTCCCCTAATTGGGTTTTTTTAATGGTTCAAATTATTTGCTACCCCAGGTGTTCCGCTAACTCGGGAGCTCTGCTGCCTGGTCTCCTTGCCAGCAGCCAATATTATTTGTAGTTTTCGTACATTTAATAAGCAAAATGCTCTTTGATTATTTTAGGTGCATAGCTTATGTATGCTGCGCTTTAAAGATAAACAGGCATACCCGTTCGGGTTAACAATGGCGGGTATTAGCAGCAAAGCCCTGGCCTTTGGCGGAGCAGATAATAAGTATAAATACAATGGGAAGGAAGAGCAACGGAAAGAATTTGCTGACGGTAGTGGTTTGGATTGGATGGATTTTGGAGCAAGGATGTATGATGGGCAGATTGGAAGGTGGCATGTGGTAGATCCGCTGAGTGATCAAATGAGGAGGCATTCACCGTATAATTATGCTTTTGATAATCCAATTCGTTTTATTGACCCAGACGGGATGATACCAAAATCATCATCCCTAGATTTGCCTGATAACAAAGCTCCAATAAATAGGCGTTTTGATAGTGATGATGATGACGGCCATATCCCTATCTGGATGAGGGATAGACCTATGGTTATTGCTCATAGAATAACAATTGATAAAAAAGCGAAGAGAGTTGATGTTCTCAGTAATCGACTTCCATATGACGAAGTGAGTTTTGATAATGGAGTAACATGGGAGATAAAGGAAAAGGGCTGGTTTAATGAAAATGAGTATGAAGCCAATGGATACGAAGTATGGCATCCTCATGGTGTGGGAATGGGGGCTGTTGATGAAGCAATTATTACTTTAGGAGGTGCAAAAGTTTTAGGTTGGGTTTCTGGAAAAGTATCAAGTTTGTGGATTGGCAGTACTGCCACTGGAGCAGGAGCTGAGCTCGCAATTCGTACAGATATTGTAGTGTTTGGCGGTAGATCTGGTCAATTAGTAAAGACTTTAACCGGTCCCGCGAACAGTGTACTAAAAGGTAGTGAGGGGAGGATATTCATAACAAATAGTGGAGGTAAAGTAATTTGGGATATTACAAAAGACAGGGCAAAATCCGTGATTCCGGGGCAAGGATTTGGAGCTAAAATTGCTCCAACAACAGAACAATTAAACTTATTAAAAAAAGTATGGGGAGATTAATTATGGAAAATAATTGGAATACATCAGTTGGTGAAATATTAAGCGTATTTCGTGGGGCCTTGCTGTCTATTATTCCTTGGCTTGAAAAAGCAAGAATCAAATGGATAGAAAATGAAGCTTATGATGATTGGGATAATATAGTAAAGGCTTTGTATGAAAATATCGTTTGCTCTTCATTAATAGGTAAAGTTCTTCCTGAATATTCAATTGCTAAATACGAATTTCACTATGATGATTATTCAAAACTTGACTACATCAAAGTTGAAAGCAAAGACCACTCTGATAAAAACTTAGCCTTTGTTTCGTTTCAAAACAAATCTCTACCACTTGAGAATGTTAATGTAGCTATTCTAGATGAAATAGATAGAGTTATTGGATATGCTAGTTTAAAGTATAGCGATTTGGAGTTTGTATTTATAAGAAAAAAGGAAGGTAAAAAGGAGATTGTAAATATAATAGAAATATCTCTTTAAATAAAGTTATATGTACAAGTTAGCTTAAAATGGTTAGAAGCTGAAGGTAGGCTGGTGGCTCCCGGCTTCAGTTCGCCACACGAAACGAAAAGTAGTATCTGCCGCCGTTGGTGTTCTCCTTCGTCTCCTCAAATTTACAGTTTCTCACTTTATTGAACGCCCCCGTCTGGCCTGCCTGCCGGTAGGCAGGTCTTCGACCAACGGGAACCATACTGTTATCCTTAATTACCAGAATAATGAGTGAGTATCTTAAAACTGTCTGTTCCTGTTATGTAATAGCTTGCTGATGAGTAATAATAATCTTCAGGATTGCCGCACAGGCCCGCTTTAACCGGGTTGTAATGAATATAATTCATCTTTTGCTCAAACACAGCAGCTGTCCTGAGTTCGATACTCAGCGACTCCCGTTTCCATACCTGGTAATCCCGGTCATGGTTATTTACTTTAAAACCGGCTAGGCTTTCCCGGTCGCTTTTTTCCAACGAGCGCTTTAATTGCTGTGCTGTATACTTCATAAAAGATGCCTGTATAGCAGGCGGCGTATATCCAAACATGGGTTGCCAGATGAGGTGAATATGATTGCTCATGATAACAAAAGCAATTAAAACAATTCGCTTATTCTTTTACCAGGTATTCCAGGCTGCTAATAATAACATCTTTATGTTTATCCTGCAAAAGCAGGTGTTGCCACTTATAAATGGTAGCTGTAAAAAATTGTGGCCAGTATTCAGGATAGGCCTCTTTCACCGGGCTAATATAAATAGCCTGTATTTTTAACATCGGTGTTTTTCTCAGGGAAAAAAGGAAAAATAACGTAAGGAACATCCTATTTTTCGCTGTTGGTTGCACTTCGACTATGCTCAGTACCCAGACGGCGGCGTATCGTTTAATTATGAACACCAACAGCGGCGAAAAGTGAGAAACTGTAAATTTGAAAAGACTAAGGGGAACACTAACGGCGGCAAGAGGCTAAATTTAGAAAGTATCCTTTATTAATAGGACCTGTTTCAAGCTATCTATAAAATTTATATCTTTTGGAAAACTAAATTTAATAGAATCGATCTCTTCATAAATTATTGACTCAGCTTTATATTTTGCTTTAATTAATACCCATGCATAACAAGCATCTTTATCGATTTCACCAGTAATTGAATTTTTCAAATAAGTTTGCATATACTTATCAAGGTTAGAATAAATTATTCTAGACTCAACGGTATCTCCTAAAGTTTGTAATTGTGACGCTTTGAAAATATCACGATACATCTTTTTTTTATACGGCCTATCAAAAGTTTCTTCCGACAATGAATTTAAAAATAACTCACCACTTTTATAATCTTTCAACAGGAAATATATAGAAATCTTGAGTTTTATTGATTTTGCTTTTGTTGATTCACAAACTTGAGATGTATCGAGTGAATTTATTGCGAATTTTAAATAATCCTTGTTATACGAGTTTGAATACATTACAATCATTTTGCTTGCATTTCTATATGAAGCATTGCATTCTTTAATACTGATAGATTGTGCACTACATTTACTGAGAATTAAAATAATTAATATACAGCTTCCAAGTTTTTTCATTTTACATATCTTTTAATAGGAGGGGATGAAATAATAGTATTACTATATGCATTGGGTAGTGGTATTCCAAGATGAACAAATGAGACAGCTCCATTCGGAATGAAATGCCAAAAATTACCTGATACTTTTATTAGTGGCGTTGAATTGCCAGAAGGGAGAAGTTGAGATGCCGGGATGTTAATTGTGCCAACTGAATATCTAGTATTTCCGCCAACTAAACTACCACTACCATTCTCAGCAGGTCTTGTTATAGCTGTTGAATAATTTTTCCCATTAAATACTAATTCGGCCTCACCAGTTGCTACTAAAGCGTCTCCACCACTATATTTCGTAGCATTTCTAATATTAATTGAAACTCCAATAAATTCTCTATTATCCACTCCAAATTTTCCTCCAGAATATTTAATATTAGCTGTAATATTGGCGCTAGTGGTAACTTCCGCCGTTATAGTATGATTGGCTCCCATAGTAGATTGCATATTTTCTTCAAAGTCACTACCAAGAACTCCAATATTTTTATCCGTGCTGGTGGTGTATGAATTAAATCCTAAATCTTTAATAATGTCGTTATCTTTTCCAATATAAGTATGTGTGCTAGGAGTATTTGTTGGTGAGGTCACATTATTACTCCATTCATATTTTCCTGTTATCTTATTTTTAATCCAATCATCAGGTTGTTCTGAATTTTCTTTCTCTGTATTATCTTCTTCTTCCTTGTGTCCAATCCAGAACCATTCACCCGGCCGCATTCCATCCGGATCAATAAACCTTAAGGGGTTATTAAATCCATAATTATATGGAGAATGTCTTCTCATTTGATCCGCTAAAGGGTCTATAACATGCCATCTTCCAATCTGCCCATCATACATCCTTACTCCATAATCCATCCACTCCAACCCACAGCCATCAGCAAATTCTTTCCGCTGCTCCTCCTTCCCATTGTATTTGTACTTATACTCTGCTCCGCCAAAGGCCAGGGCTTTACTGCTAATGCCCGCCATTGTTAACCCGAACGGGTATGCCAAAACAATGAACTTTGATGCCTGAATTTACTACAAATGAAGGGGATGATGGCAGTTATTTCGTCGTTGGTCAGAGACCAGACGGCGGCGATGTGTTTTCAGTGGGGAACACCCATGGCAGCGTAGAACGAGGCGGTAGAAGGAGAAAATTAGTGTGTAATTTGCTTATTTTCATCATACATCTCTATTACCTTTTTTAAATAAAACAGCATAGTTTCAGTATCCATTTTGTTTTTTCTAGAAAATTCAATAATCTTCATCAACACTATATCTACTTGCTTAATATTGAGTATTTCAAAACTGGTGTCCTGTTTTACCAAAATATGTTCTGTGGAATGGCTCTTAAATGCGCCAATTCGATATATGCCGAAGAAGCTATATCCCAACACTTTTTGTGTCTTAAGTTCAGTAGCATAAACGTAATTTATGCTGTTTTTTACGTCCGCTTTATCTAATATTTTTTCATTTATAAAAAAAGAAGTGATTTCACTTTTGATTTTATTTATTATTAAATCACTTTCTATTTTTTGAGCGTTAGCTATAAAGTTTGATAATACTATAATGACAATATATATTAAACGCATATGATTATTTTTTTTGTTTATTTTTTTTGATTTGATCAATTATGTTGTTTGAAACCTTTGTGGGGCCTTCTTCAGCTACTGTATCACCTCTATTAGCTCGAATAATAATGTTGTTTTTAGTTGCGTGTTCAATTTCATGACCAATTACTGCTGCTAAAATTTCAATAAAAGTTAATCCGTTGGTAGATCTTCCTTCCTGTCCATCTCCTTTAAACATAACTATATCCCCTTCTTTATCTGCAGCCAACATTTCATTAATCCTACCTATGTATATATTAATTGTAGATTTATTTATATCAGCATCAATTGTTTTTCCTGACCCATCAGGAATCAATAAAACTTCGTTAACTGTTCCTCCAGCTACATCAATTATTTTTCCTTCCTTGTCTACTGCTTTTCCATCTTTTAATACAATTTGTATCGGTTGTTGAGAATTAACCAATTTCGTAAATTGCTCCATCCCAGCTTCTGTTTTCTGCAACTCAATGCCAATCCTTTTATCATTACCCGAAGCGTATTCAGTATATGCCCCTTTACCACTATTAGCATTTGGGTCATAAATTAATTGTCCATCTTTATTTCTCCAACCAGCAGGGCCTTGTTCCTCATCTTTTTTATCTAGCCAAAACCAATCACCACCAGGTTTCATTCCGTCCGGATCAGTAAATCTGAGAGGGTTGTCAAATGCATAATTATAGGGAGAATGGCGACGCATTTGTTCAGTTAAGGGGTCAATGACACTCCATCTCCCAATCTGCCCATCATACATCCTCGCTCCATAATCAATCCAATCCAAACCATTGCCGTCAGCAAACTCCTTCCGCTGCTCTTCCTTGCCATTGTATTTGTACTTGTTCTCTGCTCCACCAAAAGCCAGGGCTTTGCTGCAAATTCCCGCCATTGTTAACCCGAACGGGTAGTAGTGATTCCGCCGCAAAACCTTGTCCTGTTATAGATTTCAATGAACTCATTAACTACTTAAATATAACCAATTTGGTTGATAAAAGCAGGTATAAAGGTCTTTCATTGATCGTTATTTTCTCCCTTGGAATGAAAATCAGTTTCCACCAGTTTTTTGTATGCCATTTTCACTTCCTGGTTCATATAATCCTGTGCCACACCAACATAGCGGTAAAATTCCTTGCTGCCGGGTGCATGACCCGATATTTTTCTTACCAGTAATTCCGGTACGCCCATGATGAGGAGGGTAGTAATAGCGGTCCGGCGCATGCTGTGGGCGGTGATGTGTTGATGAAAACGCCAGCTCTTTCCATTCCTGTCCTTAAGTTCAACCAGCCTGCCCTGCCTGCTTATTTTTTTTGTGAGGGGCTGGTCCCAACCTGCTTTTTCCATCAATTTCTTTACTTGGATATTAAGATTGGAAACTGATAAACGGGGTAAGATATATTTGCCGGCCTTTCTTCTGTATTTTTCAACAATCGCAAGGGCATAAGCAGGCAATGGGATATTCACTTCTGAGCCTGTTTTTTGGGTAATAATTTTCAGGTAAACCTCATTGCCGGTATAAACCAGGTCTTTTTTCTTAAGGTTCATGAGGTCGCTTACCCGGAGGGCAACCGTGCAGCCAAATACAAAAATGTCTTTTGCCCGCTTCAGGTAAATAGTAAGGGCATCCTCAAATTCCTTATTTGTTATTAGGAATTGTAGTTTTTCCGGCTGCAATACCACGGGTGTAGGTTTTTGA from Chitinophagaceae bacterium encodes:
- a CDS encoding tyrosine-type recombinase/integrase, with translation MKRSTPRILVSEHFQRFVKESASGRRLSVSCKRIRAGTIANYTYTLKLITEFEARQDTPLRIQLLHRASMRTLHKERNYWARFNHQFSAFLYKEKRYSDNYVINTFKTIKSFFNYLQTEKGFSVGNYHKTFRVSIQKPTPVVLQPEKLQFLITNKEFEDALTIYLKRAKDIFVFGCTVALRVSDLMNLKKKDLVYTGNEVYLKIITQKTGSEVNIPLPAYALAIVEKYRRKAGKYILPRLSVSNLNIQVKKLMEKAGWDQPLTKKISRQGRLVELKDRNGKSWRFHQHITAHSMRRTAITTLLIMGVPELLVRKISGHAPGSKEFYRYVGVAQDYMNQEVKMAYKKLVETDFHSKGENNDQ
- a CDS encoding DUF1493 family protein — protein: MEDKLLKDIIVLIEAKMGRYATPITRATCLEKDLGITGDDAGELLLEYGQKFNIDVSKLNLRKYFTPEGDTILQAILRMITGKKASKDSELTVGDLEKGVIARRLDEEVINS